One stretch of Cohnella algarum DNA includes these proteins:
- a CDS encoding CBS domain-containing protein: MQAHEIMVARVYKAKETDSVRSVIEKFIEFRIGGMPVVNERNEIVAYISDGDIMRYLGRNRNSISDFVYAYATFNGFADSFDDRTRSLLETNVMAIARKKVITVAWDEEIENIAAILGKKQIKKVPVERKGALVGIISRGDVIRHVFKP; the protein is encoded by the coding sequence GTGCAAGCGCACGAGATCATGGTCGCCCGCGTCTATAAAGCGAAGGAAACGGACTCCGTCCGCTCCGTCATCGAGAAGTTCATCGAGTTCCGTATCGGCGGGATGCCCGTCGTGAACGAGCGGAACGAAATCGTCGCCTACATTAGCGACGGGGACATCATGCGCTATTTGGGCCGAAACCGCAATTCGATCAGCGACTTCGTCTATGCTTACGCAACGTTCAACGGCTTTGCGGACAGCTTCGACGACCGCACCCGAAGCCTGCTCGAAACGAACGTCATGGCCATCGCCCGCAAAAAGGTCATAACGGTGGCCTGGGACGAGGAAATCGAAAATATCGCGGCGATTCTGGGGAAAAAGCAAATCAAAAAAGTGCCCGTCGAACGCAAAGGGGCGCTGGTCGGCATCATCAGCCGCGGCGACGTCATTCGCCATGTGTTCAAGCCTTGA
- a CDS encoding 2-hydroxyacid dehydrogenase, translated as MKPRVFIPRAVPPEVETYIAEHCDYFMWNDSVPIPEEQYLRRLAEADGLLTTTSDKITREKLDHAPNLKAISNIGVGYNNFDIGEMKRRGIVGTNTPGVLDETVADLIFGLMLAAARRFAELDARIRAGRWSPADGSSLFGLDVHHRTLGIIGMGRIGEAVARRGKWGFGMNVLYYNRTRKPDAEEELGARYRTMEELLAEADFIVLMTPLTADTRHLIGKNEFDLMKKTAVFVNASRGETVDEQALFEALRDRRIYAAGLDVYQEEPISDSHPLTKLPNAVLLPHIGSATQSTRTDMARLAAENLVAALGGRQPPNVVKELLD; from the coding sequence TTGAAGCCTCGCGTTTTTATTCCCAGGGCGGTCCCGCCCGAGGTCGAAACTTACATAGCGGAGCATTGCGATTATTTCATGTGGAACGATTCCGTTCCCATTCCCGAGGAACAATATTTGCGGCGGCTAGCGGAAGCCGACGGCCTGTTGACGACAACGTCCGATAAAATCACCCGGGAAAAGCTCGATCATGCGCCGAACCTTAAGGCGATCAGCAACATCGGCGTCGGGTACAACAACTTCGACATCGGCGAAATGAAGAGGCGGGGCATCGTCGGAACCAATACGCCAGGCGTCCTCGACGAAACGGTCGCCGATCTGATCTTCGGCCTCATGCTGGCCGCCGCGCGGCGGTTTGCCGAGCTGGACGCCCGGATTCGGGCGGGACGATGGTCGCCGGCCGACGGCTCGAGCCTGTTCGGACTCGACGTCCATCACCGCACCCTCGGCATTATCGGAATGGGGAGGATCGGCGAAGCGGTGGCGCGGAGAGGCAAATGGGGCTTCGGCATGAACGTCCTTTATTATAACCGTACCCGCAAGCCCGATGCGGAGGAGGAGCTGGGCGCGCGGTACCGGACAATGGAGGAGCTGCTTGCGGAAGCCGATTTTATCGTGCTGATGACGCCGCTTACGGCGGATACGCGCCATTTGATCGGGAAAAATGAATTCGACCTCATGAAAAAAACGGCCGTCTTCGTCAACGCGTCCCGCGGCGAAACCGTTGACGAGCAAGCGCTGTTCGAAGCGCTGCGCGACCGCCGGATTTATGCGGCGGGGCTCGACGTCTATCAGGAAGAACCGATATCGGACAGCCATCCGCTGACGAAGCTTCCCAACGCCGTGCTGCTGCCGCACATCGGCTCGGCTACGCAAAGCACGAGAACGGACATGGCCCGGCTCGCCGCCGAAAATCTGGTCGCCGCGCTCGGCGGCCGCCAACCTCCGAACGTCGTCAAGGAGCTCCTTGATTAA